Proteins from one Terriglobus tenax genomic window:
- a CDS encoding anti-sigma factor family protein produces MGNLFNKFWRMSREHVGEDVLLSLLDGELSTSQTKNVQKHLERCWTCRARRDQLEKTIGSFVGYRKQLIRPYMPPPPRGREMFLASLDELTRARRRPWYSGPLHTLRRFTPQTMSPIIASSLVVGVAAVLLLLIWQRGRPPVSAHQLLAKAQVWDIQPSPAVPSVVVYQKVQIRTKAKKLERAIYRDVSGKRKPRTVALDATDRAIQREVELAGVNWQEPLSAASFRDWHDRQPVFSDKITRTGDRLLTLTTSLPSGSVASESLTVRNNDFHPVGRTIELRDDDRIEIAELNYAVLGWNEVNQALFEPLHSGAPVVAAIHLPTVLSPEQLDLAELQARLVLNRLNADSTEQLDFSRSNTSVQIKGIVESTQRRNALVAQLRLVPHVIPAIFSVEELSAPRDSTSRASGVKAYSMVGQPSPLEQFFKTHGRGQDAVSQISQKLLDAAASVRQESSAIHDLLERFSSDANLGDSGRAALNELIHSHATKLQAALDAEDRVIEDSVPLAHAARPLSPMAESTPTGLRAFGDHNMALCREFITGSDRTSRPAEAIASDLLASSAQLRTLLRSISSNSKT; encoded by the coding sequence ATGGGTAATCTCTTCAATAAATTCTGGAGGATGTCGCGCGAGCATGTTGGCGAAGATGTCCTCCTCAGTCTGCTGGACGGAGAACTGTCGACCTCGCAGACAAAGAACGTGCAAAAACATCTGGAACGCTGCTGGACCTGTCGCGCGCGCCGCGATCAGCTCGAAAAGACCATTGGAAGTTTTGTGGGCTATCGGAAGCAGCTGATCAGGCCCTACATGCCCCCACCTCCGCGCGGACGCGAGATGTTCCTTGCCAGCCTCGATGAACTAACTAGGGCCAGGAGGCGGCCCTGGTACTCAGGACCGTTGCACACTCTCCGACGATTCACCCCACAAACTATGAGTCCAATCATTGCCAGTTCGCTCGTCGTGGGAGTGGCTGCCGTTCTTCTGCTCCTCATTTGGCAACGCGGTCGTCCACCCGTTTCAGCACACCAGCTTCTTGCGAAGGCTCAGGTGTGGGACATACAGCCCTCCCCGGCAGTGCCGTCCGTGGTCGTGTATCAGAAGGTTCAAATACGCACGAAGGCAAAGAAGCTGGAACGTGCGATCTATCGTGACGTCTCTGGAAAGCGCAAACCGCGTACAGTTGCCCTCGATGCGACCGACCGGGCGATCCAGCGGGAAGTTGAACTGGCTGGAGTGAACTGGCAGGAACCGCTCTCTGCTGCCAGCTTCCGGGATTGGCATGACCGTCAGCCTGTGTTCTCCGACAAGATCACGCGTACTGGCGACCGTCTTCTTACGCTGACTACGTCGTTGCCGTCGGGATCAGTTGCGAGTGAATCGTTGACGGTTCGCAACAACGACTTCCATCCGGTAGGGCGGACGATTGAACTGCGGGATGACGACCGTATTGAGATAGCGGAACTCAACTATGCCGTCCTGGGCTGGAATGAAGTCAACCAGGCGCTCTTCGAGCCACTGCACTCTGGTGCTCCTGTAGTGGCAGCTATTCATCTGCCGACGGTTCTGAGTCCAGAGCAACTGGACCTTGCTGAACTACAAGCCCGTCTTGTCCTCAATCGCCTCAATGCGGACTCGACAGAGCAACTTGACTTCTCTCGGTCGAACACATCGGTTCAGATCAAGGGCATTGTGGAAAGCACACAGCGCAGGAATGCCCTGGTGGCCCAGCTCCGGCTTGTGCCGCATGTCATTCCGGCGATCTTCAGTGTCGAAGAACTCAGTGCTCCTAGAGATTCCACGTCAAGGGCCTCTGGGGTCAAGGCGTATTCCATGGTGGGGCAGCCATCTCCGCTGGAACAGTTCTTCAAGACACATGGCAGAGGTCAGGACGCAGTAAGTCAGATCTCCCAGAAACTCCTTGATGCCGCCGCTTCGGTCAGGCAGGAGAGCAGCGCAATCCACGATCTACTCGAACGCTTCTCATCGGATGCAAACCTCGGCGATTCAGGAAGAGCAGCTTTAAACGAACTGATCCATAGTCACGCGACAAAGCTCCAGGCAGCCCTTGACGCTGAAGATCGTGTGATCGAGGACAGCGTGCCACTTGCGCATGCCGCTCGTCCGTTATCCCCAATGGCGGAGAGTACTCCAACAGGTCTTCGAGCCTTCGGAGATCACAACATGGCTCTCTGTCGAGAGTTCATTACCGGCAGTGATCGTACGTCACGTCCTGCTGAAGCTATTGCTTCCGATCTTCTTGCTTCCTCGGCGCAGTTGCGGACGCTGCTCCGCAGTATTTCAAGCAACAGCAAAACCTGA
- a CDS encoding TonB-dependent receptor has product MRWIIRCTLAVLFASSLSLTSVAQTAQFQGRVTDPQQRVVPEAEVRIFNQATGVERKVKTNQTGLYTAPFIQPGVYQVYVQASGFSTVSSSPLTVSVGQTLVFDVQLKVGGTQQEVTVDSASPVMNTTDASVSTVVDRKFIENLPLNGRSFQDLISMTPGIVTQSPQSSSQVVGTGGDFSVNGQRTQSNYYTVDGVTANTGSGNGGGVGAAASGGALGGSTALGTTQTLISVDALQEFRVQSSTYSAEFGRSPGGQFSLGTRSGTNFLHGSAFDYLRNNVFDANDWFNAHYGKATPALRQNDFGGTVGGPVWIPHLYSGRSKSFFFASYEGLRLTQPTAATIQYVPDRFMRQQAVAAMRPILNAFPLPNGVDYGTAANPNLAQFITTFSLPSTINSTSVRIDHTLRPKVALFFRIGNTPSSTGARPYFARTTTSINAQSYTLGATVQFSDQLTNEFRLGYARSDSTQVGVLDTFGGATPIDLAGAMGAGAYPQAQPVITISIAGIGSPLMTPYNGRNSSRQWNAVNTVSLLKGVHALKFGFDYRHIKSPIAPPTVEPYAIFLSTQEVLSGVPSLPYVYNFVPATPLFHQAAVFAQDEWRLLPQLHLSGGLRWELNPPPTEQHGQDAYTLLGDINDPASLALAPRGTPLWKTTWYNFAPRLGLAWTAHDQPGAETVLRVGAGVFFDSANEVATLGYSGLGFRSFQLQSGAQIPFTANQLVVPIRVTGPYNSGTITAFPSHLQLPYTLQWNVSLQQALGKNQSFTVSYVAAEGRRLTGVQQKALAKLNPNFGTVQYFASGLTSNYQSLQVKFQRSVVKGVQALGSYTWSHTLDFGSNANALPLLRGNADFDVRNNLQGGVSWELPDVHGRRPVAIFLSNWGADARLSTRSAFPVTLGGALTTNVATGSQYAGGLNVVPGIPIYLYGAQYPGGRSINKAAFSLPVAGSAGDAPRNFVRGFGMTQVNLALRRDFQLHDGVVVHFRAETFNLLNHPNFGFVDSTYTDATFGQAMKMLNASLGTVASQYQQGGARSMQFALKLTF; this is encoded by the coding sequence ATGCGATGGATCATTCGCTGTACCCTTGCTGTACTCTTTGCCAGTTCGCTCAGTCTGACTTCGGTTGCCCAGACCGCACAGTTTCAGGGACGAGTCACCGATCCCCAGCAACGGGTCGTGCCCGAAGCCGAAGTTCGTATCTTTAACCAGGCGACTGGCGTAGAGCGGAAGGTCAAAACGAATCAGACCGGTCTCTATACAGCGCCGTTTATTCAGCCGGGTGTATATCAGGTCTATGTGCAAGCATCCGGCTTTAGCACGGTATCGAGCTCACCATTGACGGTTAGTGTCGGGCAGACGCTCGTCTTCGACGTGCAACTCAAGGTGGGAGGCACCCAGCAGGAGGTTACCGTCGATTCAGCCTCGCCTGTCATGAATACGACCGACGCTTCTGTATCCACCGTCGTAGACAGGAAGTTCATAGAGAACCTTCCTCTGAACGGAAGAAGTTTCCAAGACCTGATCTCGATGACGCCTGGAATCGTGACGCAGAGCCCGCAGAGCTCTAGTCAGGTTGTAGGTACCGGTGGCGACTTCAGCGTGAATGGGCAGCGGACGCAGTCGAACTACTACACCGTCGATGGCGTGACAGCGAATACCGGCTCGGGCAACGGCGGTGGCGTAGGAGCAGCTGCCTCCGGGGGAGCGCTCGGAGGATCGACGGCTCTCGGAACGACGCAGACACTGATATCGGTTGACGCGCTGCAGGAGTTTCGCGTTCAAAGCTCAACGTACTCCGCTGAATTTGGCAGATCACCCGGAGGGCAGTTTTCTCTCGGAACCCGCTCCGGCACCAACTTCCTCCACGGAAGCGCCTTCGACTATCTCCGCAATAACGTTTTCGATGCCAATGATTGGTTCAACGCGCATTACGGCAAGGCAACACCGGCTCTGCGCCAGAACGATTTCGGCGGTACAGTCGGAGGCCCGGTTTGGATCCCTCATCTTTACAGCGGTCGGAGTAAGAGCTTTTTCTTTGCCTCGTATGAAGGGCTTCGTCTGACGCAACCCACCGCCGCGACCATCCAGTATGTTCCGGACAGATTCATGCGACAGCAGGCAGTTGCTGCCATGCGCCCCATCTTGAATGCCTTTCCGCTTCCCAACGGAGTCGATTACGGGACGGCCGCGAATCCAAACCTGGCGCAGTTCATCACGACGTTCTCACTGCCCAGCACGATCAACTCGACCAGTGTCCGGATCGACCATACGCTGCGTCCTAAAGTCGCGCTGTTCTTCCGCATCGGCAACACGCCCAGTTCTACCGGCGCGAGGCCATACTTCGCTCGGACAACCACGAGTATCAATGCACAGAGCTACACCTTAGGAGCAACCGTCCAATTCTCAGATCAACTGACCAACGAGTTCCGACTTGGATATGCACGCTCCGATTCCACACAGGTTGGGGTATTGGACACCTTCGGAGGAGCCACTCCAATCGATCTGGCAGGGGCGATGGGTGCCGGAGCCTATCCCCAGGCGCAGCCGGTGATCACAATCTCCATCGCAGGAATCGGATCACCGCTGATGACCCCGTACAACGGACGGAATTCGAGCCGCCAGTGGAACGCCGTAAACACGGTCAGCCTGCTGAAGGGAGTTCACGCGCTCAAGTTTGGTTTCGACTACCGCCACATCAAGTCACCGATTGCTCCACCGACAGTGGAACCGTATGCCATCTTTCTCAGCACGCAGGAGGTTTTGAGTGGTGTACCAAGCCTTCCGTATGTCTATAACTTCGTTCCCGCTACGCCTCTCTTCCACCAGGCCGCCGTGTTCGCGCAGGACGAATGGCGTCTGTTGCCGCAGCTTCACCTTTCTGGAGGACTTCGCTGGGAGCTAAATCCTCCGCCAACAGAGCAACACGGTCAAGATGCCTATACGTTGTTGGGCGATATCAATGATCCCGCTTCACTCGCGCTTGCACCGCGGGGGACTCCGTTGTGGAAGACCACCTGGTATAACTTTGCGCCGCGGTTGGGCTTGGCTTGGACGGCACACGATCAACCGGGAGCTGAAACAGTCCTTCGTGTGGGAGCCGGTGTATTCTTCGACTCCGCCAATGAAGTTGCGACCCTCGGTTATAGCGGTCTTGGATTTCGATCGTTTCAACTTCAGTCCGGTGCGCAGATTCCGTTTACCGCGAACCAACTCGTCGTTCCGATTAGGGTGACTGGACCCTACAACAGCGGGACTATCACCGCGTTTCCTTCCCATCTCCAGTTGCCCTACACGTTGCAGTGGAACGTCAGTTTGCAGCAGGCGCTTGGAAAGAATCAATCGTTCACAGTCTCCTATGTTGCGGCAGAAGGACGGCGGCTGACTGGAGTGCAACAAAAAGCGCTCGCGAAGCTCAACCCCAACTTCGGGACCGTGCAGTACTTTGCTTCAGGGCTTACTTCGAACTATCAGTCGCTGCAGGTGAAGTTTCAGCGCTCGGTGGTGAAGGGTGTCCAGGCGCTCGGGTCCTACACTTGGTCTCACACGCTGGATTTCGGCTCCAATGCGAATGCTCTGCCGCTACTGCGAGGGAATGCGGACTTCGACGTTCGCAACAATCTGCAGGGTGGGGTCAGTTGGGAACTCCCCGATGTCCACGGTCGGAGACCCGTTGCGATCTTCTTGAGCAACTGGGGAGCGGATGCGCGACTGAGTACCCGCTCTGCATTTCCCGTAACGCTTGGCGGAGCGCTTACAACCAATGTGGCCACGGGTAGCCAGTACGCCGGCGGGCTGAATGTAGTCCCAGGCATCCCGATCTATCTCTACGGGGCGCAGTATCCCGGAGGCCGCTCCATCAACAAGGCCGCGTTCAGTCTTCCGGTCGCCGGTTCCGCCGGAGACGCTCCACGCAACTTCGTGCGAGGTTTCGGTATGACGCAGGTCAATCTGGCCCTCCGGCGCGACTTCCAGCTCCATGATGGCGTGGTCGTTCATTTTCGCGCGGAGACATTCAATCTGCTCAACCATCCGAACTTTGGATTCGTTGACTCGACCTACACAGACGCCACCTTTGGCCAGGCGATGAAGATGCTGAATGCGAGTCTTGGAACCGTTGCGTCGCAGTATCAACAAGGTGGAGCCCGCTCAATGCAGTTTGCGCTGAAGCTCACATTTTGA
- a CDS encoding type II toxin-antitoxin system HipA family toxin produces the protein MAGLDSIEVHVDLETAPEPELMGMLHRQRSGKGELFSFEYAKSWMARAEAFAFDPDLQLGSGHQYPSGDRTNFGIFTDSSPDRWGRLLMQRRENARARREGARPRTLTEWDFLLGVHDETRLGALRFRFPEGPFVDSDERFAAPPLTSLRELQAVSLQFEEHINEQDHPEYEKWLGQLIAPGSSLGGARPKASVRDEEGTLCIAKFPSRQDLRDIGAWELVANSLAREAGIQVPDARPLHFPESPYTTFLVKRFDRTHHGRRRGFVSAMTLTQHKDGEDGASYLELVELLQQRGAQTLADCEQLFRRVLFNIRIHNTDDHLRNHGFFIDARGIALSPAYDLNPSVERDYLSLSIDETEATCDVAIAMEAFKSYGITAAQAKAALHDVEAAVSNWRLEAKALGISKDELDLMAAAFDES, from the coding sequence ATGGCAGGTCTCGATTCCATCGAAGTCCACGTCGATCTGGAAACGGCGCCGGAACCGGAGTTGATGGGCATGCTTCACCGGCAAAGAAGCGGCAAAGGAGAGCTGTTTTCCTTCGAGTACGCCAAGAGTTGGATGGCGCGCGCGGAGGCATTTGCCTTTGATCCTGATCTGCAACTCGGTAGCGGCCATCAGTATCCCTCTGGCGATCGAACCAACTTTGGCATCTTTACCGACTCATCCCCCGATCGTTGGGGGCGTCTCCTCATGCAACGGCGGGAGAACGCGCGCGCGCGCCGGGAGGGAGCGCGTCCACGGACTCTTACGGAATGGGATTTTCTTTTAGGCGTTCACGACGAGACAAGACTGGGCGCGCTCCGCTTCAGATTCCCCGAAGGGCCTTTTGTCGATAGCGACGAGAGATTTGCGGCTCCTCCTTTGACCTCGCTGAGGGAGTTGCAGGCTGTCAGTCTTCAGTTCGAGGAACACATCAACGAGCAGGATCATCCGGAGTATGAAAAATGGCTAGGACAGCTCATTGCCCCCGGTAGCTCACTCGGTGGAGCACGTCCAAAAGCATCTGTCCGTGATGAGGAAGGGACACTCTGCATCGCCAAGTTTCCGAGCCGACAAGACCTCCGCGATATCGGCGCATGGGAACTGGTTGCCAACTCCCTGGCTCGCGAAGCCGGTATTCAGGTACCCGACGCTCGACCGCTCCATTTTCCGGAAAGCCCCTACACGACATTTCTCGTGAAGCGTTTTGACCGCACGCACCATGGACGCCGTCGCGGGTTTGTCTCGGCCATGACATTAACCCAACACAAAGACGGAGAGGACGGCGCCAGCTACCTTGAGCTCGTTGAACTGTTGCAACAGCGTGGTGCACAAACGCTTGCTGATTGTGAGCAGTTGTTCCGACGGGTACTCTTCAATATCCGCATTCACAACACAGACGACCATCTGCGCAATCATGGCTTCTTCATCGATGCACGAGGCATTGCTCTCTCACCTGCCTATGATCTCAACCCTTCCGTCGAACGAGATTATCTCTCCCTCTCCATCGATGAGACGGAAGCAACATGCGATGTCGCGATCGCAATGGAAGCCTTCAAAAGCTACGGGATCACCGCTGCGCAAGCCAAAGCTGCGCTGCATGACGTCGAAGCTGCAGTCTCCAATTGGAGACTAGAAGCAAAAGCACTTGGTATCTCAAAAGATGAACTGGATTTGATGGCCGCGGCGTTCGACGAGAGCTAA
- a CDS encoding helix-turn-helix domain-containing protein, protein MGKTTPVLVPRVSRLLSELGGRLKLARLRRKYSAETVAQRAGITRTTLWKAEQGDPGVALGVYARVMQVLRLEEDLALLAVDDELGRKLQDAEITPKLRSPKRPVSKKSDEMEGQK, encoded by the coding sequence ATGGGGAAAACCACTCCAGTGCTTGTTCCGCGCGTATCCCGGCTGCTCAGTGAATTGGGAGGTCGGCTCAAGCTTGCCCGTTTGCGGAGAAAATACTCAGCAGAAACCGTAGCCCAACGGGCTGGCATTACGCGTACGACCCTCTGGAAAGCAGAACAAGGCGACCCAGGCGTCGCTTTGGGGGTGTACGCCCGTGTCATGCAGGTGCTCCGTCTCGAAGAGGACCTCGCCCTGTTAGCTGTCGACGATGAACTTGGCCGCAAGCTGCAGGACGCTGAAATTACTCCCAAGTTGCGGTCCCCGAAGCGGCCTGTCTCAAAAAAGTCGGATGAAATGGAAGGACAAAAGTGA
- a CDS encoding helix-turn-helix domain-containing protein, which produces MSKLQTQLGARIRELRDSTGLSREEYSARVHLSARRIATLELGNGWPKADTLERIARSFNVQVRDLFDFSSSRLIPRKPL; this is translated from the coding sequence GTGTCCAAACTTCAAACTCAACTTGGTGCAAGGATCAGGGAGCTACGCGACTCCACAGGGTTGAGCCGTGAAGAATACTCTGCACGCGTACATCTTAGCGCTCGCCGTATTGCAACCTTGGAATTGGGAAACGGCTGGCCTAAAGCGGACACACTGGAGCGTATCGCTCGGTCTTTCAACGTCCAAGTGCGAGACCTCTTCGACTTCTCCTCTTCGCGTCTGATACCACGCAAGCCGCTCTGA
- a CDS encoding RNA polymerase sigma factor — MSSEATLNILQSLAEPADVSQEHMPACMPPAVDVWTDTSSSLSDEKLIEAVGKGDKAALGVLFQRHGRSVLNVARRILRDEVEADDLRQDVFLYLFERAQLYDAQKSSAVSWIMQITYHRAFNRRKFLSLRQGSGVEVFDEQHIEQSTTQPSTDRIDGQAILGRLADQLSPTQQQTLHLHFFEGYTLREIAEQSGQAIGNVRHHYYRALDTLRSNLFPKKRG; from the coding sequence ATGAGCTCTGAAGCGACCCTCAACATATTGCAATCACTAGCCGAACCTGCGGATGTCTCCCAGGAGCATATGCCTGCGTGTATGCCCCCTGCTGTCGATGTGTGGACAGATACTTCCTCGTCGCTCTCAGATGAAAAACTGATTGAAGCGGTAGGGAAAGGAGACAAGGCGGCCCTCGGTGTGCTCTTTCAGCGGCACGGCCGCTCCGTCTTGAACGTCGCAAGGCGGATATTGCGCGATGAGGTGGAAGCGGACGACCTTCGCCAGGACGTGTTCCTGTACCTGTTTGAGCGCGCACAGCTTTACGACGCCCAGAAATCTTCGGCAGTGTCGTGGATCATGCAGATTACGTATCACCGCGCCTTTAACCGGCGAAAGTTCTTGAGCCTCCGCCAAGGGAGCGGCGTGGAAGTCTTCGACGAGCAGCACATCGAGCAAAGCACCACGCAGCCCTCAACGGATCGGATCGATGGCCAAGCCATCCTCGGTAGACTTGCAGACCAGCTATCGCCAACCCAGCAACAAACCCTACACCTGCACTTCTTCGAGGGGTACACCCTCCGTGAGATCGCAGAGCAGAGCGGCCAGGCCATCGGCAATGTTCGACATCACTACTACCGCGCATTGGACACCCTCCGCTCCAACCTCTTTCCGAAAAAGCGTGGGTAG
- a CDS encoding anti-sigma factor, with protein MHMAYCDSCRRTFEEYRLVAHEVIPAMAASAAESANGPRESAASLDDAERRLMNRLDAVPRPQPSRGSKVTPWRILSGTFAAGVLVLVAFASAHFIRGKGVGRREPSASTTTGQLPAPQAAPRSNTEESPVLQRDANEVAGLQQQIRDLASQSAKSSSASAVLQQLLQKEQAQREQLASEKDELTRQLANAQAGMQALQEKLRSADSKAEQQAVQVAALETKVHALNVSLDETKSTLNDRERMLALDKDFLAHDRDIRDVVGARNLYIADIYDTTESGKTAKPFGRIFYTQNRSLVFYGFDLEKQQGLGRSVNFQAWGSGTDRQPVSLGLFYQDDSHQRWVVRCSDAKTLARLNMVFVTVEPPGGSGKPTGKQLLRAYLQINPNHP; from the coding sequence GTGCACATGGCCTATTGCGACTCCTGCCGTCGCACCTTCGAGGAGTACAGGCTCGTCGCACACGAAGTGATCCCCGCGATGGCCGCATCGGCTGCCGAGTCCGCCAATGGACCACGAGAATCCGCGGCCTCCCTGGACGATGCCGAGCGACGCCTGATGAACCGGTTAGATGCCGTTCCAAGGCCCCAGCCATCCCGGGGCTCTAAGGTCACCCCCTGGCGCATCCTGAGTGGCACATTCGCTGCCGGCGTCCTGGTCCTTGTAGCGTTTGCCAGTGCGCACTTCATTCGAGGGAAAGGAGTGGGGAGACGGGAGCCGTCAGCTTCCACCACGACCGGGCAACTCCCGGCGCCACAGGCGGCACCACGCAGTAACACGGAGGAGTCGCCTGTACTGCAGCGCGATGCGAACGAAGTCGCAGGGCTCCAGCAGCAGATTCGTGATCTGGCAAGCCAGTCGGCAAAATCCAGCTCTGCCTCGGCGGTCTTGCAACAGCTCCTTCAGAAGGAACAGGCCCAGCGCGAACAGCTTGCGTCTGAGAAAGACGAGCTGACGCGGCAACTCGCGAATGCCCAAGCGGGCATGCAAGCGTTGCAGGAGAAGCTGCGATCTGCCGATTCCAAGGCGGAGCAACAAGCGGTACAAGTCGCTGCCCTGGAAACAAAGGTGCATGCTCTGAACGTGTCGCTCGACGAAACCAAGAGCACACTCAACGACAGGGAGCGAATGCTTGCGCTCGACAAAGACTTCCTCGCGCACGACCGGGACATTCGCGATGTTGTAGGCGCACGCAATCTGTATATCGCCGATATCTACGACACGACCGAGAGCGGCAAGACCGCCAAGCCGTTTGGCCGCATCTTCTACACCCAGAATCGGTCATTGGTCTTTTACGGGTTCGACTTAGAAAAGCAACAGGGACTAGGACGCTCCGTAAATTTCCAGGCATGGGGCAGCGGAACGGACCGTCAGCCGGTAAGCCTCGGTCTGTTTTATCAGGACGACAGCCATCAGCGCTGGGTCGTGCGATGCAGCGATGCGAAGACGCTTGCCCGCCTCAATATGGTCTTTGTCACTGTGGAACCCCCGGGCGGGAGCGGCAAGCCAACAGGCAAACAGCTTCTTCGCGCCTATCTGCAAATCAATCCGAATCATCCATAA